ATCAGCGAGGGGGCTGGCTGGGGGAGAGGTTGGGTGCCGGCCTTATCTGTGGCTGCCCATAACAGCTGCGGCGGCGCCACCGGCGAGTGCAGTGGCGAGAGCGCCCCAGCGGAGTCGGGGGAGTCGGCAATAAAGCCTGATCCGAAGTCGACAGGCTGGATAAAGAAGGTAGGAGTATGTCTTTAAGGCTAACGAAAATGTGGAATAGTTGTACTTCAGAATGCCATGGTGGTAACCGTCGATGCTTAGTCGTAGAAAATGCAAGGCCTGGAATGTAATCTGAGAAATGGTTCATCTAGAAAATTGATCCAAAAATGCAAAAGTAGGTAGGCATGCTCTGACTTTGATTCTGATTCTGTGCCTTAGGTTCAACTCTTTTTTTGCTTCTGCACGAACTGTGATACTGGCACTGAACGAAAATGTTTCGGGTTTGCAAAATTGGAGAAAGGAAAAATGTCAAGTAGTAAACCAGTACACAGACTGAAAGAAAGAAAATTCGGTCAACAGAAATCCAATACAAAAAGTTAGGCAGAAAAATGCCTGTAATACTGACTGTCGTTGGCACTTAGATAAAAGTTTATGCAAGTACAGTCTAGTGAAAGTGAATGCGGGCCAAAAGTAGAACTGTCGAATGCGAATGGAAAAACTGGAAATTGtattgtactcccttcgtcccataatataagaacgtttttgacactacactagtgtcaaaaacgttcttatattatgagacgtaGGGAGTACTTGTCGTTGATTTCTCTATGTTCCTTTCAGGGTACATGTGGGCGCAAATCCAATCGAGCGACCCCCTGTCCAGGCAGGATGGGAGCTCTTGAGAAGACTATCATGGGCTTTGTGGACAGGGAGGGTGATGAAGTAGTGAAAGCCAAAGCTAGGGACAACTTTCGACTCACCGACGGAGGCTTACGATAGCATGGCTTCGGCGTTAGATACGGGAAAAGCAGGCTTAATCTTGATAAAAGGAAGACCATGCAGGAGATTGTCTGCGGATTCTCGGTAAAAATAGAAAGCTTCAAGTTTACACAAGACGGACAAATTACCCCTAAAAAAGATTGATTCATGTTGAGAAAATGTTTCTGTTGCAGGGGAAGCCTCTACGTGAGAATACAAGATCATGTAGGTGTGATTGCTGTTGAGGACACCAGATTTACGCCTGACGGGATAAAAGCTTATAATGGAAGCAGCTTCCGCCCCTGGGCTGACCAGTGGGCAACAAACTAGCTCTGAAGCtaatggcccagatgacgctaagGACGGCCCTAGAAAAACTGAGAACACTAGGACCGTACTGGACCCTGCTAGCTGGGCCTCATAAATGACTAAAGACAACCCACGTGCGCAATGTTCAGAAATGCATGAGTAAAACGAATACATGGGCCTATACCCGCATGCGCGGGCATCTCGAGGAGGACCAAGCGCTGGGATAATGGTATTATATGCCAGTACGACCCATATGCAATTTTCGGTTTTATAATTTATTTATTCTTGAAAAAGAGGATCACCCCTGGCCAGTGCATAAGTGGTTTACATACGAAATGGGTTTACATAATGCTTTTCATCTTTAAGAAatgtatgtattttacaaatcgaAATGTTATTGTCATTCATTGGCCCCTCTAAAGTTTGAGGCAAATGAACGCATTTTCGATCGTCGTTTCCAGGCTATATATCCTCGCGGAACTCTGGTCATTGAATCAACTTAACCTTAATGGGTAACTAATGATTTCTCTTCTTTTAGCAACCCTTTTTCTCATTAACAAAAGTGGCATATGGTGCTCTGCCCGGTTCGTTGTTAGCGTCCTTCTGAAAATAGAAATTGGGGTACATACCTAAGTTTACTTGAGTCGGCACATcatattatagaacttggtttgcaCATTTTAAtgatgaaccttctcaaataagctTGAGGTTttcaagtaagttggatgcacccTCACTAGTTCATACGAGAGCTTTCACTCATTCATAGCTCGATGTGCATCCTAACTACATTGCAAACTCTACTCCTTGCTTAGTATCGATTATAAGGTCTTCCTCTTGGCCTAATGATCAGATACAAAAGTGCAGCGCTTTTCGTTTTTGACTTCTTATAACTCCTCATTATGTTCTCCTGGCAATGATTAGAGCATGGGATCTAAAATTAtgttgagattcttcataagttgTTGATTGGTTAAAATAGCGCAGACGTGAAACAAGTGATCATATTCGGTCCTATATCTTGGGTTAACCTAGAAGTGATTGCCATCTTTACATACTACCTATAGAAGATTATCGTTTTGTTGCCCATAAATATTGACATTCTTTCTAAACCTTTGACAATGGTGATTTTGATTTGTTGCATTTGGCTACCAAAGAATATGTCAAAACTTCTTTTGTATGCACTGAGGTAGTTTAATATTTTTAATATAAACCATTTTCAAACATATTTATTATTGGTTTAGACTTACTAAATGTGTTTGCATCCGTTAATCAAGTTCATGATAGGTAGCATTTACATACAAAAATTATCTTTATTATCATCTTGATGCTCGAGCACGAGAACatgatgttgatacgtctccaagataTCTACAATTTTTGTATGTTTCATGCCTGTAATCCTTGAAGTATGCAATGTCCTATAAATTATGTTCATTTTTGTTTTGTTATTTTTCAATTTTACAAGAAAAAATACCAAAAGTCCCTGAAAATTCCAACAAAATTTGGTAGGAAATTTCACAACACCGGAGGACCAAAGTCCGACACCTGGGGTGGCCCACAGGGCGTAGGCACACTGTGTAGGCGCCCAGATGCTGTCAACATCTATGGTCCCTAGGGCACCCATTAGTTGCCTATGGTGCCTGATGGTTTTATATACCCCCAAAACTCATACCCAATGTATGGTGCACTTTTTTGCCACCAATACTTCGCATTTCGAGGCGATCTTTGTTTTCAGCCCTGATCTGGTACTGAGTCAAAGGAGGAATTCACCTTCATTACCACAAACCTCAATGATTTATCATCAATAAACAACGATGCATTTTAGGAAATGTCTGATCCTGCATTATTGACCTCACATCATTGGAATTTATTGATGTTAATGACAATCATGATCTTCAAGTTGTTGCACGCaggacttgtagattttttctCTCACAAGGAACTCCTCCTACCCCTCCTTGCTGAAGACAATGCAGTCGTCCGTATGCGTCTTGTAAGTAGTTGTGTTGACGCCCGTTCTTTGAGGCATACTCCAGTAAGGCCTTCATCACTCaggatcactactgcaggatgctgctaatgcgaaactacaatcagagacccttcgatgaaactgtgtgtgatgtattAATCGTAAATGGTGATGTAATAAtgttggggaacacaataatttaaaaaaaatcctacgcacatgcaagatcatggtgatgcatagcaatgagaggggagagtatcgtctatgtaccctcatagaccgtaagcggaagcattatgacaacacggttgatgtagtcgtacgtcttcacgattgaccgatctagcaccgaaggtacgacacctccgcgatctgcacacattcagctcggtgacgtccggcgaactcacgatccagtagagctttgagggagagtttcgtcagcacgacagcgtgatgacagtgatgatgttgctacgggaacagggcttcgcttaagcaccgctacgatattaccgaggtggattatggtggaggggggcaccgcacatggctaaaagatcaatgatcaacttgtgtgtacatGGGgtaccccctcccccgtatataaaggagtggaggaggggagggggccggcctctctaggcgcacccaagggagtcctgctcccaccaagagtaggattcccccttcccttttttggttttaggagagaaggaaggaggaggaagaaggaagtaaaggggggggccttcccaattcggattgggcttggggggcacgccccctccttttcttcttctccctctctttcaCTAAGGCCCATACAcctcccgagggggttccggtaacctcccggtgctcccgTATACTCCCGTtttcacccgaaaccattccgatgtccaaacataggcttccaatatgtcgatctttacgcatcgaccatttagagactcctcgtcatgttcgtgatcaaatccgggactccgaactaccttcggtacataaaaacacataaactcgtaataccgatcgtcaccaaacgttaagcgtgcggaccctatgggttcgagaactatgtagacatgaccgagacttgtcttcggtcaataaccaatagcggaacatggatgctcatattggctcctacatattctatgaagatctttatcggtcaaaccgcataacggtatacgttgttccccttgtcatcggtatgttacttgcccgagattcgatcatcgatatctcaatacctagttcaatctcgctaccatcaagtctctttactcgttccgtaatgttacatcccgtaactaactcattagctacattacttgcaaggcttatagtgatgtacattgccaagagggcctagagatacctcttcaacaatcggagtgacaaaccctaatcttgatcgatcccaactcaacaaacaccatcggagacacctgcagagcacctttataatcacccagttacgttgtgatgtttggtagcacacaaagtgttcctccggtattcgggagttgcatgatctcatagtcataggaacatgtatagttatggagaaagcaacagcaacaaactaaacgatcatcgtgctaagctaatggattggtcaagtaaatcacatcattctctaatgatgtgatctcgttaatcaaatgacaactcatgtctatggttaggaaacataaccagcattgattcaacgagctagtcaagtagaggcaaactagtgacactctgtttgtctatgtattcacacatgtactaagtttccggttaatacaattctagcatgaataataaacatttatcatgatacaaggaaataaataataactttattattgcctctagagcatatttccttcagtctcccacttgcactagagtcaataatctagttcacatctttatgtgattagttcacatctccatgtgactaatacccaaagggtttactagagtcaataatctagttcacatcgctattgattaacactcaaagagtgatcatgttttgcttgtgagagaagtttagtctatgggtctgcaacattcagatccatatgtatttcgcaaatttctatgtctataatgctctgcatggagctactctagctaattgctcccactttcaatatgtatccagatcgagacttagagccatctagattgatgtaaaaagcttgcatcaacgtaactctttacgacgaactcttttattacctccataaccgagaaatatttccttagtcctctaaggataattttgaccattgtccagtgatctactcctagatcactattgtactcccttgccagaatcatgctaaggtatacaataggacaggtaaacaacatagcatactttatagaacctatgactgaggcatagggaatgacttttcattctctctttattttctgctgtggtcgggttttgagtctttactcaacttcacaccttacaggcaagtactccttctttgactgttccattttgaactacttcaaaatcttgtcaaggtatgtactcattgaaaaaatcttatcaagcatcttgatctatctctatagatcttgatgcccaatatgtaagcagcttcaccgaggtctttctttgaaaaactccttttatgctttccagaaaattctacattatttctgatcaacaatatgtcattcacatatacttatcagaaaggttgtagtgctcccactcactttcttgtaaatacaggcttcaccgcaagtctgtataaaaccatatgctttgatcactttattaaagcatatattccaactccgagatgcttgcaccagtccatagatggatcgctggagcttgctcattttgttagcacctttaggattgacaaaaccttctggttgcatcatatacaactcttctttaagaaatccattaaggaatgcagttgtgacatccatttgccagatttcataaaatgcggcaactgctaacatgattcggacagacttttaagcatcgatacgagtgagaaaatctcatcgtagtcaacaccttgaaattgttgaaaacattttgtgacaattcgagctttgtagatagtaacattactatcagcgtccttcttcctcttgaagatctatttattctcaatggcctaccgatcattgggcaagtcaaccaaagtccacactttgttctcatacatggatcccatctcagatttcgtggcctcaagccattttgcggaatctgggctcatcatcgcttcctcatagttcgtaggttcgtcacggtcaagtaacatgacttccagaacaggattaccatgccactctggtgtggatcttactctggttgacctgcggggttcggtaataacttgatcagaagtttcatgatcatcatcattagcttcctcactaattggtgtaggaatcactggaactgatttctgtgatgaactactttccagttcgggagaaggtacaattacctcatcaagttatactttcctcccactcacttctttcgagagaaactccttctctagaaaggatccattcttagcaacgaatatcttgccttcggttctgtgatagaaggtgtacccaacagtctcctttaggtatcctatgaagacacatttctccgatttgggttcgagcttatcaggtagaagctttttcacataagcatcgcaaccccaaactttaagaaactccGAGCGCAGCTGCCTTGCGCAGAGCTTCGACTACAACTATGGCGACTTCATCCCCATCCCCAGGCCCTTCCTGCGTGGCTACCTCAACAAGTGCAGGGACCTACAGACCCGGAGGCTCGCCTTCTTCAACACCAACTACGTCGAGAAGAGAAGGAAGGTGATGGACATGCCAGGAGAAGACAAGAACAAGCTCAGATGCGCGATCGACCACATCCTCGCAGCGAAGAAGAGCGGCGAGATCACGCCGGAGAACGTCATCTACATCATCGAGAACATCAACGTCACGGCCATCGAGACAACGCTATGGTCCATCGATTGGGCGCTTGCCGAGGTGGTGAACCACCCGGACGTGCAGCGCAAGGTGGGCGGCGAGATCAGGGACGTGCTCGGTGACGACGAGCCCATCACCGAGTCCAGCGTCAACAAGCTGGCATACCTGCAGGCTATGATCAAGGAGACGCTATGGCTGCACTCCCCCATCCCGATCCTCGTCCCCCATATGAACTTCGAGGAGGCCATCCTTGGCGGCTACACCATTCCCAAGGGCTCCAAGGTCGTTGTCAACGCCTGGTGGCTGGCCAACAACCCGGAGCTGTGGGAGAAGCCGGAGGAGTTCAGGCCGGAGAGGTTCTTGGGCGAGGAGAGCAACATGGATGCCACGGTCGATGGCAAGGTGGACTTCCGGTTCCTCCCATTCGGCGTGGTCCGGCGCAGCTGCCTCGACATCATCCTTGCACTGCCCATCCTGGCGCTCATCGTCAGGAAGCTTGTGAGGAGCTCCAAGATGGTGCCCCCGCCAGGCGTGGACAAGCTCGACGTGAGCGAGAAAGGTGGGCAGTTCAACCTGCACATTGCCAACCATTCCACCGTCGCCTTCCACCCCATCTCACCATGACCAATTACTTCAACCCAAAAGCCTGCTCTACATGCATAATTACCCTTTTCGGATTACAAATATATTACAGGAAAGTATGTCTGATTTAAGGGGTTTATAATTTATTTAGTTTTGAAAAGGAGGATCACCCCTGGCCCGTGCATAAGTGGTTTACATACGAAATGGGTTTACATAATGCTTTTCTGCTTTAAGAAatgtatgtattttacaaatcaaAATGTTATTGTCATTCCTTAGCCCCTCTAAAGTTTGAGGCAAATGAACGCATTTTCGATCGTCGTTTCCAGGCTATATATCCTCGCGGAACTCTGGTCATCGAATCAAATTAACCTTAATGGGTAACTAATGATTTCTCTTCTTTTACCACCCTTTTTCTCATTAACAAAAGTGGCATATGGTGCTCTGCCCGGTTCGTTGTTAGCGTCCTTCTGAAAATAGAAATTGGGGTACATACCTAAGTTTACTTGGGTCTGCACATcatattatagaacttggtttgcaCATTCTAAtgatgaaccttctcaaataagctTCAGGTTTTCAAGTAAGTTGGATTCACCCTCACTAGTTCATACGAGAGCTTTCACTCATTCATAGCTCGATGTGCATCATAACTACATGGCAAACTCTACTCCTTGCTTAGTATCGATTATAAGGTCTTCCTCTTGGCCTAATGATCAGATACATAAGTGCAACACTTTCCGTTTTTGACATCTTATAACTCCTCATTATGTTCTCCTGGAAATGTTTAGAGCATGGGATCTAAAATTATGCTGAGATTCTTCATAAGTTGTTGATTGGTTAAAATAGCGCAGGCATGAAACACGTGATCATATTCGGTCCTATATCTTGGGTTAACCTAGAAGTGATTGCTACCTATAGAAGATTATCGTTTTGTTGCCCATAAATATTGACATTCTTTCTAAACCTTTGACAATGGTGATTTTGATTTGTTGCATTTGGCTACCAAAGAATATGTCAGAACTTCTTTTGTATGCACTGAGGTAGTTTAATATTTTTAATATAAACCATTTTCAAACATATTTATTATTGGTTTAGACTTACTAAATGTGTTTGCATCAGTTAATCAAGTTCATGATAGgtagttgtcggcgttctgggaacggcggtccccagacttgcctgcctgcggcccatggcgtgtctgggctagcaggtctgtacggcccatcttcatcaacgaggtattcaagaccctcgcgaggggccaagcctcacgaggcggatgacacaagacctcctcaggagcggcctcgccaggcaggctcacgaggggcggagagatcaaggcaaggcaaacctcgcgaagtcctcgtgatgtgagccatgacgatcgagactaggcgggtgccaggcgggagccagcgcgcagtgtccttgcttcctctttgtgccaagggggcaagcgctggcacggagtatcgaggcatcaaggaaaggtttccatatcggtgcaacgagaccaagaccataaggacggcaagacggaggtcaccatggagcccaggacggcgtcaccaccatagccttttgcaggcgaagactacttttgtcaggatagcttgtactagttgtcccctttcaaattggccgttgttggctcccttcccgctcaatatttagggagaggaccagggcatctataaataggactagccaccaccataggcgggGACGGATGATaaagatcatccccaaccacacaagtgcaccaagcacaagagcacctcaacctcaggaggctgttcttccccttgtactattcatcatcagcctaagaggcaatccaccaccaccacactggagtagggtattgcaccacaatggtggcctgaaccagtataaatcttgtgtctttgtgttgcaagttcgtcgagttcatccgcgagatcttagcgagctagggcgtggatcgatagggagaaaacattcgcacgcaccccagtgttcgaacctcgagggttttgccggaacccgtgatccgacagtagCATTTACATACAAAAAATATCTTTGTTATCATCTTCATGCTCGAGGACGAGAACATGATGTTGACACGTCTCCAAGATATCTACAATTTTTGTATGTTTCATGCCTGTAATCCTTGAAGTATGCAATGTCCTATAAATTCAGTTCATGTTTGTTCTGTTATTTTTCAATTTTACAAGAAAAATACCAAAAGTCCGTGAAAATTCCAATAAAATTTGGCAAGAAATTTCACAACACCGAAGGACCAAAGTCCAACACCTGTGGTGGCCCATAGGGCGTAGGCACACTGTGTAGGCGCCCAGATGCTGTCAACATCTATGGCCCCTAGGGAACCCATTAGTTGCCTATGGTGCCTGATGGTTTTATATACCCCCCCAAAACTCATACCAAATGTATGGTGCACTTTTTTGCCACCAATACTTCGCATTTCGGGGCGATCTTTGTTTTCATCCCTGATCTGGTACTCAGTCAAAGGAGGAATTCATCTTCATTACCACCAACCTCAATGGTTTATCATCAATAAACAACGATGCATTTTAGGAAATGTCCGATCCTGCATTATTGACCTCACATCATTGGAATTTATTGATGTCAATGACAATCATGATCTTCAAGTTGTTGCATGCAGGACTTGTAGATTTTTTTCTCTCACAAGGAACTCCTCCTACCCCTCCTTGCTGAAGACAATGTAGTCATCCGTGTGCGTCTTGTAAGCAGTTGTGTTGACGCCCCTTCTTCGAGGCATACTCCTGTAAGGCCTTCATCACTCAGGATCACTacttcaggatgctgctaacacgaaactacaatcagagaccctttgacgaaactgtgtgtgatgtattAATCGTaaacggtgatgtaataaaaccgtcaaaaatgaTACAAAACGTTTACGATGgtggagacatcaaacacgattcagattatagttgcgtgtgtgatgcgtgGTATGTAATgaactcgaatgaactgtttgtgatgagcatAATAAGAGAAGCggtcaaccagatgaaggtgtgtgcgatatacaacatatagttcactcggattaattgtttgtgattaggcaacacaacagaaaagGTCAGACAAATTAAGGTGTGTGTGacatacggcatacagttcactcagatgaactattttcgattaggaaacacaacataaacggttcaacttaataagatttgtgtgatacgcagcaaacaggtcAGTAATTAGAAATATGTGGGAAGAACGATAACAACGCAGACGATTCCCGTCAACAAGCTGTGTGTGTTTTTGGCAAGTGCttgttggtatacaattgtgagcgattgatgaaatcatcaccgatggtttcccttgtttagtccgtgtgcgatgtgatttgctttgTCCGCACAATATCTACGCTCTCTCTACAGAACATCACCATGTATACTTATAAGaacatgattgcataaccaaattaaacatacaATTACATAAGcaactacacacataacatttgcacacaccaaagtaaacaatCACATGCATAcgaaactaggagaaacgagcatctaatcatctacttcttgttgtgacgacgcttgccattgctctgcttccggctggatccctggccattttggggaaggagacacttcctcatgtcaacggtccacctgtacatctcgtagcacGCGTACGCCTCCTTGGCAGCGTACACGATGTGAGATTTGTCGAGTTTCTTCATCCAGGCCGAGTGCtcggcacgcttgtccttgttatAGGAATCCTTCATGCATGTCTTtgtagcaggggtcgatgatggcctcggcgaggtgaatcAGTGAGTCCTTCTCGTGCTTCTTGCTgtcccagatcttgtattggcacTGGATGTCGGCAAGATTCTGGCAGGTGATGCCCAAATTCTTGATCACCTTAACATCGTTGGTGAagtccactgatgtctactacacaacttattcttgtggacttgtgttgggcctccaagcgcaaagttttgtaggacaatagcaattttccctcaagtggatgacctaaggattatcaatccatgggaggcgtaggatgaagatggtctctctcaaacaaccctgcaatcaaatacaagaaatctcttttgtccccaacacacccaatacaatggtaaattgtataagtgcactagttcggcaaagagacagtgatacaagtgtagtatggatagtagatataggtttttgtaatctgaaaataaaaaaataaaaaggtagcaaatgataaaacagagcacaaacagtattgcaatgcttaaaaacaaggcctagggttcatactttcactagtgcattctctcaacagtgctaacataattgaatcatataagaatccttcaacgtgcgacaaagagtcaatccaaagtTCTAATCTAGCGGAGATCATAAgacaaaattgtttgtagggtacgaaaccacctcaaagttatcttttccgatcaatctattgagctattcctataagtgtcacaaacaaccctagagtttgtactaaaataacaccatatgatacacatcaaccaactctaatgtcacctagatactccaatgtcaccacaagtatccacgatttgattatatgatatgcatcaaacaacttcagattcataattcaatcaatacaaagaacttcaaagaatgccccaagatttctaccagagaaagtaggatgaaaacgtgcatcaacccctatgcagtaggatgaaaacgtgcatcaacccccatgcatagattaccctaatgtcacctcgggaatccgcgatttgagtgccaaaacatacatcaagtgaatcaatataataccccattgtcaccatgggtattcatatgcatgatatagatcaagtgttctcaaattcataaaagtattcaatccgataatagtgaaacctcaaaggtaaaactcaattcatcacaacaagatagagagggaggaaacaccatatgatccaattatattaaaatagctcgcggtacatcaagaccgtgccaaatgaagaacacgatagagagagagaaagagagagagatataaaacacatagctactagtacataccctcagcatcgagggtgaactactccctcctcatcatggagaccgccaggatgatgaggatggccttcggtgatgatttcccccttcgacagggtgccgaaacgggctcctgattgagttttcatggatacagaggcttgcggcggcggaacttctcaactagggttatttctggtttttttgtatttataggattttttgcggCGGAGTCACGCTAAGATGGGCTAAGgtgggcccactaggcaccagggcgcgcacTGGGCCCCTGAcgcgccctagtgggtagtggccaccttctggtcctcccatgaagcttctagtgccttTTTTGTTCCAAAAAAAGTCAAAAagttctgcacaaaaaacaacaacacggtagtttgctgaaaacatcgtcagtccgggttagttccattcaaatcataccaaaaccatataatgttgttgtaaacatggcatgaatacttcataaattatagatacgttggagacgtatcggcatccccaagcttaattcctgctcgtcctcaagtaggtaaatgataaaagaaataatttatgaagtgtgaatgctagcatagtgtataagtttgatcgatgataacttcaatcacttttcctaacatcatgacaacaactctttctcataaaactcatcattataaagtagcaatcaattcacatgttatggttcaaacaatgcattctcttgaaacttaacaacctatgttcttagtcaccaaacaattgcaattcaacttgttcaacaaagtctaa
The window above is part of the Triticum aestivum cultivar Chinese Spring chromosome 2A, IWGSC CS RefSeq v2.1, whole genome shotgun sequence genome. Proteins encoded here:
- the LOC123191571 gene encoding cytochrome P450 CYP73A100-like → MHQSDGQNAPIPEEREESHQPGEKRNRERGGKSKTLVARRGTPWELWSPRPRLPIFPGVAASTCSVQDEISEGAGWGRGWVPALSVAAHNSCGGATGECSGESAPAESGESAIKPDPKSTGWIKKVQLFFCFCTNCDTGTERKCFGGSLYVRIQDHVGVIAVEDTRFTPDGIKAYNGSSFRPWADQNSERSCLAQSFDYNYGDFIPIPRPFLRGYLNKCRDLQTRRLAFFNTNYVEKRRKVMDMPGEDKNKLRCAIDHILAAKKSGEITPENVIYIIENINVTAIETTLWSIDWALAEVVNHPDVQRKVGGEIRDVLGDDEPITESSVNKLAYLQAMIKETLWLHSPIPILVPHMNFEEAILGGYTIPKGSKVVVNAWWLANNPELWEKPEEFRPERFLGEESNMDATVDGKVDFRFLPFGVVRRSCLDIILALPILALIVRKLVRSSKMVPPPGVDKLDVSEKGGQFNLHIANHSTVAFHPISP